A single region of the Ptychodera flava strain L36383 chromosome 9, AS_Pfla_20210202, whole genome shotgun sequence genome encodes:
- the LOC139140447 gene encoding transmembrane emp24 domain-containing protein 5-like, giving the protein MNVFYSFLKHLFQIFVIFIVVNGVQCLEYDFTYIIPAGQRECFHQPLKAENTLDFEFQVIEGGTLDINFMMRSPTNKVLASDIRKSEGSHAIDTQETGDYLFCFDNTFSRMSHKVVYFEVIVDSEDYEFDRPNWEDELLADQLVEMKLEDMHESLNAVKKHLKESQGHQRVWRNLEFRDRYIVERNFERINFWSIVNTSVMVITALVQVFMIRSLFSDSQKVRT; this is encoded by the exons ATGAACGTTTTTTACAGTTTTCTTAAACACTTATTccaaatttttgtaatttttatagtCGTAAACGGCGTGCAGTGTTTGGAATATGACTTCACTTACATAATTCCAGCTGGACAGCGAGAATGTTTTCACCAACCACTCAAGGCGGAAAACACGCTGGACTTCGAATTTCAG GTTATAGAAGGTGGTACATTAGATATAAATTTTATGATGAGATCACCAACAAACAAAGTGCTTGCATCAGATATTAGGAAATCTGAAGGTAGCCATGC AATTGACACCCAGGAGACTGGAGACTACCTGTTTTGCTTTGATAACACATTTAGCAGAATGTCACATAAG GTTGTTTACTTTGAAGTCATAGTAGACTCTGAAGATTATGAATTTGACAGGCCCAACTGGGAAGACGAGCTGTTGGCAGATCAGTTGGTGGAAATGAAACTGGAAGATATGCAT GAATCTCTAAATGCTGTAAAGAAACATTTGAAAGAGTCACAGGGCCATCAGAGAGTGTGGCGAAACTTGGAATTCCGTGATCGTTACATCGTCGAACGTAACTTTGAGCGTATCAATTTCTGGTCAATTGTCAACACTAGTGTAATGGTTATAACTGCTTTAGTACAAGTCTTTATGATTAGGAGTTTATTTAGTGACAGCCAAAAAGTTAGGACATAA
- the LOC139140451 gene encoding L-gulonolactone oxidase-like — MAMNGTMQIVGARGKLFTNWAKTFSCVPELYFQPTTVDEIRQVLNLAKSNNKKVKVCGRGHSPSDIACTTDYMIALEKFKRILEVNKEKCQITVESGMYVAELNEKVLPQHGMALSNLGSVSEISVAGMMSTGTHGTGANFGCLASNIVKVDLLTASGELITCTRDENKDIFLACCCGIGALGVIVHVTIQCEPEFRLWQRQSACTLDEVLNTLDSHLTASEHFRFGWFPHTDNVVVWHVDRTTKPKQTKSYWFWDYGIGYYTLEFVYYLSTFVPRLVPLINRLFYNLLFTAPREQVDQSYKVLNFECLFSQYVTEWAIPRENTGKVLRELKAWLESSGEKVHFPVEVRFVKGDDILISPSYGRDTCFINIIMYRPYGKEVDYSRYWEAYEDIMFRAEGRPHWAKAHKINKGQFMKMYPQFGKFCEIRETLDPTDMFMNAYLERVLK, encoded by the exons ATGGCGATGAATGGCACG ATGCAGATCGTTGGCGCCAGGGGAAAACTATTCACCAACTGGGCAAAGACGTTTTCGTGCGTGCCCGAGCTATACTTCCAGCCGACAACTGTTGACGAGATTCGGCAA GTATTGAATCTTGCAAAGAGCAACAACAAGAAAGTGAAAGTATGTGGACGAGGTCATTCACCGTCAGATATCGCATGTACAACAGATTACATGATTGCATTGGAAAAGTTCAAAAGGATACTGGAG GTAAATAAAGAGAAATGTCAGATTACTGTTGAATCTGGGATGTACGTTGCAGAACTCAATGAGAAAGTGTTACCACAACATGGCATGGCTCTCAGCAA TCTTGGATCAGTGTCCGAGATATCTGTAGCAGGAATGATGTCAACGGGTACCCATGGAACCGGGGCCAACTTTGGATGCCTAGCTAGTAAT ATTGTCAAAGTAGATTTGTTGACAGCGTCTGGAGAGCTGATAACATGTACCAGGGATGAAAACAAGGATATCTTTCTTGCCTGCTGTTGTGGCATAGGAGCTCTGGGTGTCATCGTCCACGTCACAATACAGTGTGAGCCTGAATTTCGACTGTGGCAGAGACAGTCTGCATGCACTCTAGATGAA GTATTGAATACCTTAGATTCACACCTCACAGctagtgaacactttagatttGGTTGGTTTCCACACACTGACAACGTAGTTGTCTGGCATGTAGACCGTACAACAAAACCCAAACAGACCAAATCATACTGGTTCTGGGATTATGGTATTGGGTATTACACCTTGGAATTTGTATATTATCTGAG TACATTTGTTCCAAGGCTGGTTCCACTCATCAACAGGCTCTTCTACAATCTGCTGTTCACTGCACCGAGGGAACAAGTGGATCAGAGTTACAAAGTGTTGAACTTTGAGTGTCTGTTTAGTCAGTACGTCACAGAGTGGGCTATCCCAAG AGAGAATACAGGCAAGGTTCTGAGGGAACTCAAAGCATGGCTTGAGTCCAGTGGGGAAAAGGTACACTTCCCTGTTGAAGTCCGCTTTGTCAAGGGCGATGATATTCTGATAAGTCCATCCTACGGCAGAGATACATgtttcatcaacatcatcatgtaCAG GCCTTACGGGAAGGAGGTAGACTACTCCAGGTACTGGGAGGCATATGAAGACATCATGTTCAGAGCTGAAGGGAGACCACACTGGGCAAAG GCACACAAGATAAACAAGGGCCAATTTATGAAGATGTACCCTCAGTTTGGCAAGTTTTGCGAAATCAGAGAGACGCTAGATCCGACAGACATGTTTATGAATGCCTATCTTGAAAGAGTACTGAAATAA
- the LOC139140449 gene encoding flap endonuclease GEN homolog 1-like — protein MGVKELWTILAPIKQHKSLEDLTGQTIAVDLSVWICENQGVKQMIGTVTKPHLRNLFFRAFHLTKLGINLVFVIEGEAPDLKWEAMAKRTQARFGGLSLRGKAGRGRGSRSSSVRKPGRSNFRSYLNECCEMLDCLGIPYIQGAGEAEAMCALLNANGVVDACITQDGDAFLYGARKVYRNFTINVKDPSVDCYDMTDIEETLGLNRNKLVGLGLLLGCDYLPKGVPGIGKETAMKLMQYLEDIDVLERFEEWTKSANHDSDKVLPKPTHCGTCHHPGSVREHQRHGCQFCSSTCHCDPRPPDAHCPCEWHKRQVKLMATSAERDVRKKAVTVAGFPNKKVIQEFLHPKDICPTHTMKWQRPRLLPMMKFSFIKLEWPEEYTVEKVVPLITLWDMRDIVEHDEFIADKHLQPLSIVKTRVQKGIPCLEVQWKKPEHEIGCTENDVYTTIEVQELFQSAFPDIVEEFLEMKEKKKPKRKASKSEKQKNAASDIDTAIAGLESLTLADSSPPRPKSSHAEGIPICSVQQKHHAHGHTKESTSSEGRRKSDRGHDIQIVKLVKGVTVGERNFFDVGVPVGSSDNSHSNHDDGDDYSTDDSRDCSDDYDNDSDQAIDFYAYERDDDDDDDDDDDDDGDDDDDSAEDKDDIIHAICKKEDDDDYDNDGDDDDDDDDDDEAKDDNADHPMSDSVLPLSDRVMINITKTVQNKTPPISTSRTVLANQNHEYLDVQGKTGRCSKTHEDVLISKPAVKERPQESNHDSEPASEAIGKERLDNAIHCLESNGQTNTNPGEIDDLLAMIRKDVLKENQNSHSKEKKCKQTKPQTTNLASVEKDV, from the exons AAATCTATTTTTCAGAGCGTTTCATCTGACTAAACTTGGAATCAACCTGGTGTTTGTGATAGAGGGAGAAGCGCCGGATTTGAAGTGGGAAGCCATGGCAAAACGAACCCAGGCAAGATTTGGCGGCCTCTCACTCAGAGGTAAAGCAGGAAGAGGGAGAGGATCAAGGAGTTCAAGTGTCAGGAAACCAGGCAGATCAAATTTTAGAAGTTACCTCAATGAG TGCTGTGAGATGTTGGACTGTCTTGGAATACCATACATACAAGGTGCTGGTGAAGCTGAGGCAATGTGTGCTCTCTTGAATGCTAATGGG GTAGTTGATGCCTGTATAACTCAGGATGGAGATGCGTTTCTGTATGGTGCCCGTAAAGTGTATAGGAACTTCACAATAAATGTTAAG GATCCCAGCGTAGACTGTTACGATATGACAGACATAGAAGAGACACTGGGTTTGAACCGTAACAAGCTTGTCGGACTTGGTTTGTTACTTGGCTGTGACTACCTTCCCAAGGGTGTACCTGGCATTGGTAAAGAGACTGCAATGAAATTAATGCAATATTTAGAGGATATAGATGTTCTGGAAAG GTTTGAAGAATGGACAAAATCAGCCAACCATGATAGTGACAAAG TACTGCCAAAGCCTACCCACTGTGGTACGTGCCACCACCCGGGCTCTGTCAGAGAACACCAAAGGCATGGCTGTCAGTTTTGCAGCAGTACATGTCACTGTGACCCTCGACCTCCTGATGCTCACTGTCCATGTGAATGGCACAAAAGACAGGTGAAACTTATGGCCACAAGTGCAGAGAGAGATGTAAGAAA AAAAGCCGTGACAGTCGCTGGATTTCCGAATAAAAAGGTAATTCAGGAGTTTCTACATCCTAAGGATATATGCCCAACCCACACAATGAAGTGGCAGAGGCCCAGACTTCTCCCCATGATG AAGTTCAGTTTCATAAAGCTTGAATGGCCAGAAGAATACACAGTAGAGAAAGTGGTTCCCCTGATAACACTGTGGGACATGAGAGATATTGTGGAACATGACGAATTCATCGCAGACAAACACTTGCAACCACTAAGTATCGTCAAAACCAGAGTTCAGAAGGGGATTCCTTGCCTTGAAGTACAGTGGAAAAAACCAG AACATGAAATTGGATGCACAGAAAATGATGTTTACACAACCATCGAAGTGCAAGAGTTGTTCCAATCAGCATTTCCTGACATTGTGGAAGAATTCTTGgagatgaaagaaaaaaagaagccAAAGAGGAAAG CATCAAAATCAGAGAAGCAGAAGAACGCTGCCAGTGATATCGACACTGCTATTGCTGGTTTGGAGTCCCTGACACTGGCAGACAGTAGTCCACCTCGACCAAAGAGCAGTCATGCAGAAGGTATTCCCATCTGTAGTGTCCAGCAGAAGCATCATGCCCATGGACATACAAAGGAGTCAACTTCCTCTGAAGGAAGGAGAAAGTCGGATCGGGGTCATGATATCCAGATTGTAAAGTTAGTCAAGGGAGTGACAGTAGGGGAAAGAAACTTTTTTGATGTTGGTGTACCTGTAGGTTCAAGTGACAATAGTCATAGCAAccatgatgatggtgatgattatAGTACTGATGATAGCAGAGATTGCAGTGATGATTATGATAATGATAGTGATCAAGCTATTGACTTCTATGCCTATGagagagatgatgatgatgatgatgatgacgatgacgatgatgatggcgatgatgatgacgacagtGCTGAGGACAAGGATGACATCATCCATGCTATATGCAAAaaggaagatgatgatgattatgacaaTGACggcgacgatgatgatgatgatgatgatgatgatgaagcaaAAGATGACAATGCAGACCATCCTATGTCAGACAGTGTTTTACCACTAAGTGACAGAGTAATGATAAACATCACAAAAACTGTTCAAAACAAAACACCGCCAATTTCAACGTCAAGGACAGTCCTAGCCAATCAGAATCATGAGTACTTGGATGTACAAGGGAAGACAGGCAGGTGTTCTAAAACGCATGAGgatgttttaatttcaaaacctGCCGTGAAAGAGCGCCCCCAAGAGTCTAATCATGATAGTGAACCTGCATCAGAAGCCATTGGCAAGGAGAGACTTGACAACGCCATCCACTGTTTAGAAAGCAATGGACAAACCAACACCAACCCTGGGGAAATTGATGACCTGCTGGCAATGATTAGAAAGGacgttttgaaagaaaatcaaaatagccATAGCaaagagaaaaaatgtaaacaaacaaaacctcAAACCACAAATTTGGCATCAGTAGAGAAAGACGTTTGA